One Spea bombifrons isolate aSpeBom1 chromosome 1, aSpeBom1.2.pri, whole genome shotgun sequence DNA window includes the following coding sequences:
- the NFIL3 gene encoding nuclear factor interleukin-3-regulated protein, with amino-acid sequence MQLRKMPTIKKELECADARNSMENTLILSPSILDMSESMDSSNDMLYNDAVGGKSKNSSCRRKREFIPDEKKDAMYWEKRRKNNEAAKRSREKRRLNDMVLENKLIALGEENANLKTELLSLKLKFGLISSASYAQEIQKVTSSTAVYFQEYTSSKSSMRSFTSDHEHSLMTSSCISVIKHSPQSSLSDATEIASGEHVQQNPIQSNCRTPDLKLQRIKQEPVEIDNFVREPRDRSSSYSTSIYQNFIGNTFPGYSHSPPLLQINSSSSNSPRTSETDDCTVGKTSDGEDEQQVPKGPIHSPVELKNGHTTVIKVPEVNSSALPHKLRIKAKAMQIKVETLDTDIDPTQKLPLPIDMSSKRHLQLDKHSTEAVVHPSLSPLSVQVTNIHNWPIKPGQWHHKELDQIPNVCKTAGIVEIKDNVYKDSDSENVYLKQGIANLSAEVASLKRLIVTQEICASDSS; translated from the coding sequence ATGCAGCTGAGAAAAATGCCAACCATTAAAAAAGAGCTGGAATGTGCTGACGCACGAAATAGCATGGAAAACACCCTCATTCTCAGTCCCAGTATCTTGGACATGTCCGAATCTATGGACTCCAGTAATGACATGTTGTACAATGATGCCGTTGGAGGGAAAAGCAAAAACTCGTCATGTCGGAGGAAGCGGGAATTTATCCCAGACGAAAAGAAAGATGCTATGTACtgggaaaaaagaaggaaaaacaaCGAAGCTGCAAAAAGGTCTCGAGAAAAACGGAGACTGAACGACATGGTTTTGGAAAACAAGTTAATTGCCTTGGGGGAGGAAAATGCCAACCTGAAGACAGAGCTGCTTTCATTAAAACTTAAGTTTGGCTTGATAAGCTCTGCGTCCTATGCCCAAGAAATTCAAAAGGTCACCAGCTCTACAGCTGTGTATTTTCAGGAATACACGTCTTCCAAATCAAGCATGAGGTCTTTTACCAGTGACCATGAACATTCTCTCATGACTAGCAGCTGTATTTCTGTTATTAAGCACTCGCCGCAAAGCTCTCTGTCCGATGCAACAGAGATAGCATCCGGGGAGCACGTTCAGCAAAACCCCATTCAAAGCAACTGCAGAACACCTGACCTTAAGTTGCAAAGGATAAAGCAGGAACCGGTGGAAATAGATAACTTTGTCCGTGAACCAAGGGACAGAAGTTCCTCCTACTCAACATCTATATATCAGAACTTTATTGGAAACACATTTCCAGGATACTCACACTCTCCTCCCCTGCTGCAAATTAATAGCTCATCCAGTAACTCTCCAAGAACATCAGAAACTGATGATTGTACAGTAGGAAAAACCTCTGATGGGGAAGATGAACAGCAGGTTCCAAAAGGTCCCATCCATTCCCCCGTTGAACTTAAAAATGGTCATACAACAGTTATAAAGGTTCCAGAGGTCAACTCGTCTGCACTGCCCCACAAGTTACGAATTAAAGCCAAGGCTATGCAGATCAAAGTAGAAACACTGGATACGGACATAGATCCCACTCAGAAACTGCCTCTGCCCATTGACATGTCATCAAAAAGGCATTTGCAGCTTGAcaaacacagcactgaagccgtgGTTCATCCATCTCTGTCCCCTTTATCTGTTCAAGTGACTAATATCCACAATTGGCCAATAAAGCCAGGGCAGTGGCATCACAAGGAACTTGACCAAATTCCAAATGTTTGCAAAACTGCTGGGATTGTTGAAATCAAAGACAATGTGTACAAAGACTCTGACTCAGAGAACGTGTATCTTAAGCAAGGTATTGCAAATTTATCTGCTGAAGTTGCCTCATTGAAGAGACTGATAGTTACCCAAGAAATCTGTGCTTCAGATTCTAGCTAA